A section of the Campylobacter anatolicus genome encodes:
- the purB gene encoding adenylosuccinate lyase encodes MVDRYSRKEMADKWSIQAKYDAWLKVEIAAVKAWNKLGFISNSDCEKITKNAKFDVARIDEIEKTTKHDVIAFLTSVSESLGDESRFVHYGMTSSDCIDTAVALQIKSSLELIISDVKSLMVAIKTRAYEHKYTLMVGRSHGIHGEPITFGLVLAIWYDEIARALKLLEDAKDIISYGKLSGAMGNLAHAPMEFEELTCGYLGLLPAPASNQVIQRDRYAHVMSALAILASSCEKIAVAIRHYQRTEVYECEEYFSLGQKGSSAMPHKRNPVLSENITGLCRVLRSYVTPALENVALWHERDISHSSVERFILPDGFITADFMLVRLTNLVKNLVIYPENMMKNLNLTGGLVFSQRVLLELPKRGISREDAYKIVQRNAMKVWADLQEGKKAVDESGHSLFLQNLLNDNELTKALSEDEIKACFEYSYYTKNVDRIFDRVF; translated from the coding sequence ATGGTAGATAGATATTCACGAAAAGAGATGGCGGACAAGTGGAGCATTCAAGCGAAATATGATGCTTGGCTAAAAGTGGAGATAGCAGCGGTAAAAGCATGGAATAAGCTAGGTTTCATAAGCAATAGTGACTGCGAAAAAATCACCAAAAATGCTAAATTTGACGTGGCTAGGATAGATGAGATAGAAAAGACTACAAAACACGATGTTATCGCATTTTTAACAAGCGTTAGCGAGAGTCTTGGCGATGAGAGTCGTTTCGTTCACTATGGCATGACATCAAGCGACTGCATAGACACAGCGGTGGCACTGCAGATCAAAAGTAGCTTAGAACTTATCATTAGCGATGTAAAGAGCTTAATGGTGGCAATAAAAACAAGAGCATACGAACATAAATATACATTAATGGTCGGTCGTAGCCACGGCATACACGGTGAGCCGATAACTTTCGGACTAGTTTTAGCCATCTGGTATGATGAGATCGCACGTGCGTTAAAATTGCTAGAAGACGCCAAAGATATAATAAGCTATGGTAAACTAAGCGGTGCTATGGGTAACTTAGCCCACGCTCCGATGGAATTTGAAGAGCTAACGTGTGGATATCTAGGTCTTCTCCCTGCTCCAGCATCAAATCAAGTCATACAACGCGACCGCTACGCTCACGTGATGAGTGCGTTAGCTATACTTGCTTCAAGCTGTGAAAAGATCGCTGTAGCCATTCGCCACTATCAACGCACGGAGGTTTATGAGTGCGAGGAGTATTTTAGCCTAGGACAAAAGGGCTCAAGTGCTATGCCGCATAAACGCAACCCTGTACTAAGTGAAAATATCACTGGGCTTTGCCGAGTATTGCGTAGCTACGTAACTCCTGCACTTGAAAATGTCGCACTTTGGCACGAAAGAGATATAAGCCATAGCTCAGTTGAGCGTTTTATCCTGCCTGATGGCTTTATTACGGCTGATTTTATGTTGGTGCGTCTTACAAATTTAGTTAAAAATTTAGTCATCTATCCTGAAAATATGATGAAAAATTTAAATCTAACAGGCGGTTTGGTATTTTCCCAAAGAGTGCTTTTAGAACTTCCAAAACGTGGAATTTCACGTGAAGATGCATATAAAATCGTGCAAAGAAACGCTATGAAAGTCTGGGCTGATCTGCAAGAGGGTAAAAAAGCAGTAGATGAGAGCGGACACAGTTTATTTTTACAAAATTTATTAAATGACAATGAGTTAACCAAAGCTTTAAGCGAGGATGAGATCAAAGCGTGTTTTGAGTATAGTTACTACACGAAAAATGTAGATAGAATTTTTGATAGGGTGTTTTAA
- a CDS encoding ribonucleoside-diphosphate reductase subunit alpha produces the protein MKVVKRNGRTEELDISKIKKYTSEAVAGLENVSLSELEVDAKIQFRDMISTEEIQQTLIKTAVEKIDIDRPNWTFVAARLFLYDLYHKVTGYSGYNHLREYLIKGEKAGRIIPGLKERYDLDDLNAYIRPERDLQFAYLGIKTLYDRYLIKDQKGAPIELPQQMFMAIAMFLAQNELDCQGWAKKFYDLISKFEVMLATPTLSNARTTRHQLSSCYIGSTPDNIEGIFDSYKEMALLSKFGGGIGWDWSKVRAMGGSIDGHKNAAGGIIPFLKVTNDIAVAVDQLGTRKGAIAVYIEPWHMDVSDFLDLRKNSGEERRRAHELFPALWINDLFMKRVVANERWTLFDPAQVSDLCDMYGEEFEKRYIEYENDENIQKHTMMAKELWKKILTNYFETGMPFLCFKDNANRANPNDHVGIIRSSNLCTEIFQNTQPNYYKIKITYHDGSEELFDEEQDVTTDNGIAKKAKKLSALDSLNGKQIFIVEKDNIEGKTAVCNLASINLSKINTKTDIERVVPIAVRMLDNVIDLNFYPHKKVKHTNLASRSIGLGVMGEAQMLAVRGIKWGSYEHFALIDKVMQNISYQAIYTSSNLAVEKGVYPDFKGSKWSKGIMPIDTANPNAKALTNDGGLFSEDNCDWEKLRNKVKTDGIRNGYLMAIAPTSSISILVGTTQTVEPVYKRKWFEHNLSGMIPNVVPELSPDTWQFYTPAYEIDQRDLVKAAAVRQKWIDQGQSLNIFMSLDKASGGYLSEIYTLAWELGLKSTYYLRSESPDSEKLNNVADRSIECEGCQ, from the coding sequence ATGAAAGTAGTAAAACGTAACGGTAGAACCGAGGAGCTGGATATCAGCAAGATAAAAAAATATACAAGCGAAGCGGTGGCAGGATTAGAAAATGTCAGCCTAAGTGAGCTTGAGGTAGATGCGAAAATTCAGTTTCGCGATATGATAAGTACTGAAGAAATTCAACAAACGCTTATTAAAACAGCAGTTGAGAAGATTGATATTGACCGCCCTAATTGGACATTCGTGGCAGCACGGTTATTTTTATACGATCTATATCATAAAGTAACTGGCTATAGCGGATACAACCATCTACGTGAGTATCTAATCAAAGGCGAAAAAGCTGGGCGTATCATACCTGGATTAAAAGAGCGTTACGACCTTGATGACCTAAATGCCTACATACGCCCTGAAAGAGATTTGCAATTTGCATATCTTGGTATAAAAACGCTTTATGACCGCTATCTTATCAAGGATCAAAAAGGTGCTCCGATAGAGCTACCACAACAGATGTTTATGGCGATAGCAATGTTTTTGGCTCAAAATGAGCTAGATTGTCAAGGCTGGGCAAAGAAATTTTATGATCTTATCTCAAAATTTGAAGTAATGCTTGCCACGCCAACACTTAGTAACGCCAGAACAACGCGTCATCAGCTTAGCAGTTGCTACATAGGCAGCACCCCCGATAATATAGAAGGTATTTTTGATAGTTACAAAGAGATGGCTCTACTTTCTAAATTTGGCGGCGGTATCGGCTGGGACTGGAGCAAAGTGCGTGCAATGGGTGGTAGCATAGATGGACATAAAAATGCAGCAGGTGGCATCATACCATTTTTAAAAGTTACAAACGACATAGCTGTGGCTGTAGATCAGCTCGGTACTCGCAAAGGTGCGATAGCTGTTTATATAGAGCCGTGGCATATGGATGTGAGCGATTTTTTAGATCTGCGTAAAAACTCAGGCGAAGAAAGACGTAGAGCACATGAACTTTTCCCAGCGTTATGGATAAATGACCTATTTATGAAGCGTGTTGTAGCAAATGAGCGATGGACACTCTTTGATCCGGCTCAAGTAAGCGATCTGTGCGATATGTATGGCGAAGAGTTTGAAAAGCGTTATATAGAGTATGAAAATGATGAAAATATACAAAAGCACACGATGATGGCAAAAGAGCTTTGGAAAAAAATTCTCACAAACTACTTTGAAACGGGAATGCCTTTTTTATGTTTTAAAGATAACGCAAATAGGGCAAATCCAAACGATCATGTAGGTATCATTAGAAGCTCAAATTTATGCACTGAAATTTTCCAAAATACGCAACCAAATTATTATAAGATAAAGATCACATACCATGATGGTAGCGAAGAGCTATTTGACGAGGAGCAGGACGTTACTACTGATAATGGTATAGCAAAAAAGGCCAAAAAGCTCTCAGCACTTGATAGTCTAAATGGCAAACAAATTTTTATCGTTGAAAAAGATAACATAGAGGGTAAAACGGCAGTTTGCAACCTTGCAAGTATAAATTTAAGCAAGATAAATACTAAAACTGATATCGAACGCGTCGTGCCTATCGCGGTGCGTATGCTTGATAACGTGATAGATCTAAACTTCTATCCTCATAAAAAAGTAAAACACACTAACCTTGCTTCACGTTCAATCGGGCTTGGTGTAATGGGCGAAGCACAGATGCTTGCTGTGCGTGGCATAAAATGGGGTAGCTACGAACATTTTGCACTGATTGATAAAGTAATGCAGAACATAAGCTATCAAGCGATATATACTAGCTCAAATTTAGCCGTTGAAAAGGGTGTTTATCCTGATTTTAAAGGCTCAAAGTGGAGCAAGGGCATTATGCCTATAGACACAGCAAATCCAAATGCAAAAGCCCTTACAAACGACGGCGGTCTATTTAGTGAAGATAACTGTGACTGGGAAAAGCTCCGTAACAAGGTCAAAACAGACGGCATACGTAATGGCTATCTTATGGCGATCGCTCCTACGAGTTCTATTAGCATACTTGTTGGCACCACACAGACCGTAGAACCAGTATATAAACGCAAATGGTTTGAACATAATCTAAGTGGTATGATACCAAATGTCGTGCCAGAACTTAGCCCTGATACGTGGCAGTTTTACACACCAGCATACGAGATAGATCAACGCGATTTAGTCAAAGCCGCTGCTGTGCGTCAAAAATGGATAGACCAAGGGCAAAGCCTAAATATCTTTATGAGCCTAGATAAGGCAAGTGGTGGGTATTTGAGTGAAATTTATACGCTTGCGTGGGAACTAGGACTTAAATCAACCTATTATTTGCGTTCAGAAAGTCCAGATAGTGAAAAATTAAATAATGTCGCAGATCGTTCAATAGAATGTGAGGGATGTCAATAA
- a CDS encoding ribonucleoside triphosphate reductase, with the protein MRSILKRDGTKQDFVAYKIVDAIKKAFESENTPYDERIFTNVVQDIFQNQAAISVEDVQDAIEKELFAAGYFDVMKSFMLYRHTHKMQREQVLGLSEDTTYINSTQTINEYINGTDWRISANSNTSYSNAGLINNTAGKVIANFWLDKVYSKEEGLAHRNGEYHIHDLDCLTGYCAGWSLRALLNEGFNGVRGRVESRPPKHFREALSQMANFLGILQSEWAGAQAFSSFDTYLAPYVFKDNLSDTEIKKAITSFIFNLNVPARWGQSPFTNVTIDITCPTDLKDQIPTSSDMHLFSNLNDENALKRAKERGRAKLVDMTYGDFEPEMARIDKAFYEILTEGDKCSQPFTFPIPTVNITEDFDWDSEIADVLFENTAKMGSSYFQNFIGSQYITDENGNRIPNEKAYKPGHVRSMCCRLQLDLRELLKRGGGLFGSAEMTGSIGVVTINLARLGYLYKGDKKGLYNHLIHLLNLAKSTLEKKRKFIQEMYDRGLYPYTARYLKHFNNHFSTIGINGMNELLRNFTDDKENISTEFGRAFALEMVEFLRGKIREFQESTGNLYNLEATPAEGTTYRFAKEDKKRYPDIIQAGMDENIYYTNSTQLPANFTDDAYEALDLQDELQSAYTGGTVFHLYMKERISSPKACKNLVRSILQNYKLPYITITPVFSVCKKHGYIAGEHEFCPICDAELVAEIKKCKC; encoded by the coding sequence ATGAGATCTATACTAAAACGAGATGGAACAAAACAGGACTTTGTCGCATACAAGATAGTTGATGCGATCAAAAAAGCGTTTGAGAGTGAAAACACGCCCTATGATGAGCGAATTTTTACCAACGTAGTGCAAGATATATTTCAAAATCAAGCCGCTATCAGTGTTGAGGACGTGCAAGATGCGATAGAAAAGGAGCTATTTGCGGCTGGGTATTTTGATGTAATGAAAAGCTTTATGCTCTATCGCCATACACACAAAATGCAACGCGAACAAGTCCTTGGGCTAAGCGAAGATACGACATACATAAACTCAACTCAAACGATAAATGAGTATATAAACGGTACCGACTGGCGTATCTCGGCAAACTCAAACACTAGCTACTCAAATGCTGGACTTATCAACAATACCGCCGGCAAAGTTATAGCAAATTTCTGGCTCGATAAGGTTTATAGTAAAGAAGAGGGTTTAGCTCACAGAAATGGCGAGTATCACATACACGACCTTGACTGTTTAACTGGCTATTGTGCTGGTTGGTCACTACGTGCATTATTAAACGAAGGCTTTAACGGCGTCCGTGGACGTGTAGAGAGCAGACCGCCAAAGCACTTCCGAGAGGCGTTAAGCCAGATGGCAAATTTTCTTGGAATTTTACAAAGCGAGTGGGCTGGAGCACAGGCATTTTCTAGCTTTGATACATACTTAGCACCATATGTTTTTAAAGATAATCTAAGCGATACAGAGATAAAAAAAGCAATCACAAGCTTTATCTTCAACCTAAATGTCCCTGCACGCTGGGGACAAAGCCCATTTACTAACGTTACTATTGATATCACCTGCCCTACTGACTTAAAAGATCAGATACCTACATCAAGCGATATGCATCTTTTTTCAAATTTGAACGATGAAAACGCTTTAAAACGTGCAAAAGAACGTGGACGGGCGAAACTTGTAGATATGACTTATGGCGACTTTGAGCCTGAGATGGCACGAATTGACAAGGCATTTTATGAGATTTTGACTGAAGGCGATAAATGCTCTCAGCCATTTACATTTCCGATACCAACAGTAAATATCACAGAAGATTTTGACTGGGATAGCGAAATAGCTGATGTGTTATTTGAAAATACCGCCAAAATGGGCTCAAGCTACTTTCAAAATTTCATAGGCTCTCAATATATCACCGATGAAAATGGCAACCGTATACCAAATGAAAAAGCCTACAAACCAGGGCATGTCCGCTCTATGTGCTGTCGATTGCAGCTTGATCTTAGAGAGTTACTAAAACGTGGTGGCGGTCTATTTGGCTCAGCTGAGATGACTGGTTCAATCGGTGTGGTAACTATAAATTTAGCACGTCTTGGCTATCTTTATAAGGGCGATAAAAAGGGACTTTACAACCATCTCATACACCTTTTAAATTTAGCCAAATCAACTCTAGAAAAGAAGCGTAAATTTATACAAGAGATGTATGATCGTGGACTTTATCCATACACAGCACGCTATTTAAAACATTTTAATAATCATTTTAGCACGATCGGCATAAACGGAATGAATGAGCTTTTACGAAATTTCACAGATGATAAAGAGAATATTTCCACTGAATTTGGTCGTGCATTTGCCTTAGAGATGGTTGAGTTTTTGCGTGGCAAAATTCGCGAATTTCAAGAAAGCACGGGCAACCTTTATAATCTCGAGGCCACTCCGGCCGAAGGTACCACATATCGCTTTGCAAAAGAGGATAAAAAACGTTACCCAGACATAATCCAAGCTGGAATGGATGAAAATATCTACTACACAAACTCAACGCAACTTCCAGCAAATTTCACAGATGATGCCTACGAGGCACTTGATCTGCAAGATGAACTTCAAAGTGCCTATACTGGCGGAACAGTCTTTCACCTGTATATGAAAGAGCGTATCAGCTCACCAAAAGCGTGTAAAAATTTAGTGAGGTCAATACTACAAAACTACAAACTGCCATACATCACGATAACACCGGTATTTAGCGTGTGTAAAAAGCATGGATATATCGCTGGAGAGCATGAGTTTTGCCCTATCTGCGATGCCGAGCTAGTGGCTGAGATCAAAAAATGTAAGTGCTAA
- the nrdD gene encoding anaerobic ribonucleoside-triphosphate reductase — translation MSEKEILEQMSDKRTRCVVYTRVMGYHRPVESFNLGKKGEHKERVKFDECVSICQKA, via the coding sequence ATGAGTGAAAAAGAAATTTTAGAGCAGATGAGTGATAAACGCACAAGATGCGTAGTATATACGCGTGTTATGGGCTATCACCGCCCTGTTGAGAGCTTTAACCTAGGTAAAAAGGGCGAACACAAAGAACGCGTTAAATTTGACGAATGCGTAAGTATCTGCCAAAAAGCCTAA
- a CDS encoding anaerobic ribonucleoside-triphosphate reductase activating protein — translation MRYPIHSITPFTTLDYPDEIAAIAWFAGCNMRCAYCYNVDVVMSSGSISGDEFCKFLNKRVGKLSGIVFSGGECTLNTAFLPLAREVKQRGFLLKVDTNGSNLHMLKTAIDESLIDYIALDFKALKHKFKAITGSNLYDKFIATLEFLLSIKFKFEVRTTLHFDLLDESDISQMAQILRKMGYEGKYFLQKFLDTGSNFGSLNNAKNSFDIEKIISPIPIKLRNF, via the coding sequence TTGCGATATCCCATACACAGTATAACTCCATTTACTACACTTGATTATCCTGATGAGATCGCTGCTATAGCGTGGTTTGCAGGGTGCAATATGCGTTGTGCCTACTGCTATAACGTAGATGTAGTAATGAGTAGCGGTAGTATAAGTGGCGATGAGTTTTGTAAATTTTTAAACAAGCGTGTGGGAAAACTTAGTGGTATCGTTTTTAGCGGTGGCGAATGCACCTTAAATACGGCATTTTTACCATTAGCTCGTGAGGTTAAGCAGCGTGGATTTTTACTCAAAGTTGATACAAACGGTTCAAATTTACATATGTTAAAAACTGCGATAGATGAGAGTTTGATTGATTACATTGCACTTGATTTTAAGGCTTTAAAGCATAAATTTAAAGCTATAACTGGCTCTAATTTATATGATAAATTTATTGCCACACTTGAGTTTTTGTTAAGTATAAAATTTAAATTTGAGGTCCGAACGACGCTTCATTTTGACCTTTTAGATGAAAGTGACATCTCGCAAATGGCTCAAATTTTAAGAAAAATGGGTTATGAGGGTAAGTATTTTTTACAGAAATTTTTAGATACTGGCTCAAATTTTGGCTCACTGAATAATGCTAAAAATAGTTTTGATATAGAAAAAATCATCTCACCGATACCGATAAAACTACGAAATTTTTAA
- a CDS encoding iron-containing alcohol dehydrogenase: MNNFSFYNPTRIEFGRGKEKEIGRYMKEFGVKKTLILYGSERVKKSGLFDVATQSLKQNGIEFTECGGIKSNPVLSKVNEAIKIAKEFRADSVLAIGGGSVLDSAKAVAAGACYDSDVWDFFTGKSPSKALAIFDIITLAATGSEMNSCGVVTKEETRQKYPIDAPCLYPKVSIINPELQASVSREYLVYSASDIIAHSIEGYFTADMQPQIINAYIEANIKTVIKTTEILLADPSDYNARAEFAWAATMALNGLTYVGTAGYSYPNHMIEHAMSAVTDCAHGAGLSVVMPAWMKWQKHNKLAAFERFGREVFGVNGADAGIESLKEWFDKIGTPTTLSQLNIDDKILSEIIAVAEQNSKDWGMSKTYTKEAITKIFSLAK, from the coding sequence ATGAATAATTTTAGTTTTTACAACCCAACTCGTATAGAGTTTGGTAGAGGTAAAGAAAAAGAGATCGGTAGGTATATGAAGGAGTTTGGTGTAAAAAAGACACTCATCCTATACGGCAGTGAACGTGTGAAAAAAAGCGGTCTTTTTGACGTAGCAACACAAAGTTTAAAGCAAAATGGTATCGAATTTACCGAGTGCGGTGGTATAAAAAGCAATCCTGTGCTTAGCAAAGTCAATGAAGCAATCAAAATCGCCAAAGAATTTAGAGCAGATAGCGTATTAGCAATCGGTGGCGGTTCAGTGCTTGATAGTGCAAAAGCAGTCGCAGCAGGAGCCTGTTATGATAGCGATGTTTGGGACTTTTTTACAGGTAAAAGCCCAAGCAAAGCTTTAGCAATTTTTGACATTATCACACTAGCTGCGACTGGCTCTGAGATGAATAGTTGTGGGGTCGTAACCAAAGAGGAAACTCGCCAGAAATATCCCATAGACGCACCTTGTTTATATCCTAAAGTCTCTATCATAAATCCTGAACTTCAAGCGAGTGTAAGTCGTGAGTATCTGGTCTATTCAGCCTCTGATATCATCGCACATAGCATAGAGGGATACTTCACCGCAGATATGCAACCACAAATCATCAACGCATACATAGAAGCAAATATAAAAACAGTCATAAAAACGACTGAAATTTTACTTGCTGATCCTAGCGATTATAATGCAAGAGCGGAGTTTGCATGGGCTGCGACTATGGCATTAAATGGTCTAACATACGTTGGCACAGCAGGTTATAGCTATCCAAATCATATGATAGAACACGCAATGAGTGCTGTAACTGACTGTGCACATGGGGCTGGATTGTCTGTTGTTATGCCTGCATGGATGAAGTGGCAAAAACACAATAAACTGGCTGCATTTGAGAGATTTGGGCGTGAAGTGTTTGGAGTAAACGGTGCAGACGCTGGCATAGAATCACTTAAAGAATGGTTTGATAAGATCGGCACTCCAACAACACTATCACAGCTAAATATTGATGATAAAATTTTAAGTGAGATTATCGCAGTTGCAGAGCAAAACTCAAAAGATTGGGGTATGAGCAAAACATATACTAAAGAGGCGATAACTAAGATATTTTCATTAGCAAAGTGA
- the aroC gene encoding chorismate synthase → MNTFGQKLTLTSFGESHGVAIGGVLDGLPAGVRIDTEFLQSELDRRRPGRNKFATARDESDNIEIFSGVFEGISTGTPIGFAIFNANQKSNDYDNLREIFRPGHADFTYFNKFGIRDHRGGGRASARETAVRVAGGAFAQMLLNEFNISVKSGILSIGKVLAVSNLKDADFDLAMNSEIFALGNEEALKCEIMSAREAHDSVGASVLSIINGVPTGLGEGLYDRLDAVLASALMGINGVKAVEIGDGVKTSQMYGSQNNDEMGVDGFLSNHAGGILGGMSNGNEIVLKSYFKPTPSIFKEQRTINLKGEAVSFELRGRHDPCIGVRGSVVATAMIRLVIADMLVLNASAKLENLKKIYN, encoded by the coding sequence TTGAATACTTTCGGACAAAAACTGACCTTAACAAGCTTTGGTGAGAGTCATGGTGTAGCTATTGGCGGAGTATTAGATGGATTACCTGCTGGTGTGAGAATAGACACTGAGTTTTTACAAAGTGAGCTTGACCGTCGTAGACCTGGACGAAATAAATTTGCCACTGCTCGTGATGAGAGCGATAATATTGAAATTTTTAGCGGTGTGTTTGAAGGTATTAGTACTGGTACGCCGATAGGATTTGCGATATTTAACGCTAATCAAAAATCAAATGATTATGATAATTTACGTGAGATTTTCCGACCTGGACACGCTGATTTTACATATTTTAATAAATTTGGCATAAGAGATCATCGTGGTGGTGGCAGGGCAAGTGCTAGAGAGACAGCTGTGCGTGTAGCTGGTGGAGCGTTTGCTCAAATGCTTTTAAATGAGTTTAATATAAGCGTAAAAAGCGGTATTTTAAGTATTGGTAAAGTATTAGCGGTCTCAAATTTAAAGGATGCTGATTTTGATTTGGCTATGAATTCTGAGATTTTCGCACTTGGTAACGAAGAGGCTTTAAAGTGTGAGATAATGTCCGCTCGTGAGGCTCACGATAGTGTTGGTGCGTCCGTGCTTAGCATTATCAATGGTGTGCCTACGGGGCTTGGCGAGGGGCTTTATGATAGGCTGGATGCAGTTTTGGCTTCAGCTTTGATGGGGATAAATGGCGTTAAAGCCGTTGAGATAGGTGATGGCGTGAAAACCAGCCAAATGTATGGCTCACAAAATAACGATGAGATGGGTGTAGATGGCTTTCTGAGTAACCATGCAGGAGGAATCTTAGGTGGTATGAGTAACGGAAATGAGATCGTTTTAAAGAGCTATTTTAAGCCTACCCCGTCTATTTTTAAAGAGCAACGTACGATAAATTTAAAAGGTGAAGCAGTTAGTTTTGAGCTTCGTGGACGCCACGATCCTTGTATAGGTGTGCGTGGAAGCGTAGTAGCCACTGCGATGATAAGGCTAGTCATAGCTGATATGCTGGTTCTAAACGCAAGTGCTAAGCTTGAAAATTTAAAAAAAATTTATAATTAA
- the rnc gene encoding ribonuclease III, with product MKNLDDLQVRLGYKFKDIKTLNEALTHKSTKLPYSNERLEFLGDAVMDLIVGEYLFKKFTKTNEGDMSKLRAALVNEKSFANMARHLNLGEYIHLSVAEAHNGGREKPSLLSDAFEAIMGAVYLEAGLETVREIAVKLLELCYPKIDFSHLAKDYKTALQEITQANLGVTPVYELVRSYGPDHKKEFEIALLLNEHEISRAIGSSKKEAQQLAAKIALDKIKK from the coding sequence ATGAAAAATTTAGATGATTTACAAGTGAGATTAGGCTATAAATTTAAAGATATTAAGACCTTAAATGAAGCTTTAACACATAAAAGTACAAAACTGCCTTATAGCAACGAACGACTTGAGTTTTTGGGCGATGCGGTTATGGATCTTATAGTTGGAGAGTATCTATTTAAAAAATTTACAAAGACAAATGAGGGCGATATGAGTAAGCTTAGAGCTGCACTTGTGAATGAAAAGAGCTTTGCAAATATGGCACGACATTTAAATTTAGGTGAGTATATTCACCTTAGTGTGGCTGAGGCTCACAATGGTGGACGTGAAAAACCAAGTTTACTTAGCGATGCATTTGAAGCGATTATGGGGGCTGTGTATCTAGAAGCTGGGCTTGAAACTGTGCGTGAGATAGCGGTTAAGCTACTTGAACTTTGCTATCCAAAGATTGATTTTTCGCACCTTGCAAAGGACTATAAAACAGCACTTCAAGAGATTACTCAAGCAAATTTGGGCGTAACACCTGTGTATGAGCTGGTACGTAGCTATGGTCCTGATCATAAAAAAGAGTTTGAGATAGCCTTGCTACTTAACGAGCATGAAATTTCACGTGCAATCGGTAGTTCTAAAAAAGAGGCTCAGCAGTTAGCTGCTAAAATTGCCTTAGATAAAATCAAAAAATAG
- the rnhA gene encoding ribonuclease HI, with protein sequence MKIVWLFSDGSCLNNPGPGGWAYILEFETAKGKVVKKQSGGAKQTTNNQMELIAVIEGLKALKEPCEVRLHTDSSYVANAVNGWLFGWIKKNFKNVKNTPLWQEYLQVSASHKVIATWIKAHNGHPQNEECDTMARDEAIKFQQGLYDI encoded by the coding sequence ATGAAAATAGTATGGCTTTTTAGTGATGGCTCGTGCTTAAATAATCCAGGACCTGGTGGTTGGGCGTATATCTTGGAGTTTGAGACAGCAAAAGGTAAAGTAGTAAAAAAGCAAAGTGGTGGAGCAAAGCAAACGACAAATAATCAGATGGAGCTAATCGCTGTCATTGAGGGTTTAAAAGCATTAAAAGAGCCGTGTGAGGTGCGACTACACACAGACAGCTCATACGTAGCAAATGCCGTAAATGGGTGGCTCTTTGGCTGGATAAAGAAAAATTTTAAAAATGTCAAAAATACTCCACTTTGGCAAGAGTATCTACAAGTATCAGCCTCACATAAGGTTATAGCGACTTGGATCAAGGCCCACAACGGACATCCGCAAAATGAAGAGTGCGACACGATGGCACGAGATGAGGCGATTAAATTTCAGCAAGGATTGTATGATATATGA